A single Saccopteryx bilineata isolate mSacBil1 chromosome 11, mSacBil1_pri_phased_curated, whole genome shotgun sequence DNA region contains:
- the LOC136315301 gene encoding prokineticin-1-like yields the protein MRAVTQIIVLLLLVTVSDCAIITGACERDVQCGAGTCCAISLWVRSVLVCKPLGVEGDACHPASRKVPFSGKRRTQTCPCLPHLQCSKGSDNKYRCTNLNVNKA from the exons ATGAGAGCTGTCACGCAAATCATAGTCTTGCTCCTCCTGGTGACCGTGTCTGACTGTGCTATTATCACCGGG gcctgtgAACGGGACGTCCAATGTGGGGCAGGCACCTGCTGTGCCATCAGCTTGTGGGTCCGAAGTGTGCTGGTGTGTAAACCACTTGGAGTGGAAGGAGACGCCTGTCATCCCGCCAGCCGCAAG gtTCCCTTCTCCGGAAAACGCCGGACCCAGACCTGTCCCTGCCTGCCCCACCTGCAGTGCTCCAAGGGCTCGGACAACAAGTACCGCTGCACAAACTTGAATGTCAACAAAGCTTGA